The Opitutaceae bacterium genome window below encodes:
- a CDS encoding helix-turn-helix transcriptional regulator: MPISGHGDHWHYHRAQELTFIQRGSGTRFVADHIELFEAGDLLLIGANVPHYWHQRSVSSGLAIQWDFPFDHGIWSLGETASLRRLADFSLRGLHFEGRTAEVARRQMEELQNLTGLARLALFLQILDGLARAPGREVRPLSARPFALTGSAEHQEAIRQAVSYILAHFHQPIGLSELLRLTSMSRATFARQFRRHAGRSFSTFLNQVRLQAVCRALRDTTELVGNIALDNGFSQLSFFNRLFRREFGLSPKEFRETKSKTRALPDSPIGQ; encoded by the coding sequence GTGCCAATTTCAGGCCATGGCGATCACTGGCACTATCATCGAGCACAGGAGTTGACTTTCATTCAGCGTGGTTCAGGCACGCGTTTCGTCGCGGATCACATAGAACTTTTTGAGGCGGGCGACCTGCTGCTGATCGGCGCGAATGTGCCGCACTATTGGCACCAGCGGAGCGTTTCGTCCGGTCTGGCCATTCAATGGGATTTTCCCTTCGATCACGGCATTTGGAGCCTCGGGGAGACGGCATCGCTGCGCAGGCTCGCCGATTTTTCACTGCGCGGTCTTCATTTTGAGGGCAGGACCGCGGAAGTTGCGCGCCGCCAGATGGAAGAACTGCAGAATCTCACCGGTCTCGCGCGCCTGGCTCTCTTTCTGCAGATTCTCGACGGGCTCGCTCGTGCGCCTGGCAGGGAAGTCCGGCCGTTGTCCGCCCGCCCGTTTGCACTGACGGGTTCAGCGGAGCACCAGGAGGCAATTCGCCAGGCAGTCAGCTATATTCTCGCCCACTTTCATCAGCCGATCGGGCTCTCCGAACTGCTGCGTCTAACCAGCATGAGCCGAGCAACCTTTGCGCGGCAGTTTCGCCGTCATGCCGGCAGATCGTTCTCGACGTTTCTCAACCAGGTAAGACTACAGGCTGTCTGCCGCGCGCTTCGCGACACCACCGAGCTGGTCGGAAACATCGCGCTCGACAATGGATTCAGCCAGCTCTCATTCTTCAATCGGCTCTTCCGTCGCGAATTCGGCTTGTCTCCCAAGGAATTCAGGGAAACAAAATCGAAAACCCGTGCGCTGCCAGACAGCCCGATTGGCCAGTAG
- a CDS encoding SMP-30/gluconolactonase/LRE family protein, producing MKSLQRTPSGKVNHLSPTICLVLLWCTCSFGDPIPATEGISKDTLEGIVMPGAALAKLAGGMQFVEGPVWLNGALVFSDIPANTLWKWSASDGLTVFRKPSGHANGNTLDRAGRLITCEHSNRRVSILEADGTVRTLVERSNGRRFNSPNDVVVKSDGSVWFTDPSYGLPSPESREQALNQVYRLDPRTGNVAIVASDFDMPNGLCFSPNEDLLYVSDSGSPRHVRVFTVNPDGTLAGGRVFCRIEVGVPDGIRCDASGRLYVSAADGVHVFSPSGAETGRIFVPETTANLCFGGPDGRTLFITASTSLYSIKLRTAGAGWGR from the coding sequence ATGAAATCCCTTCAACGCACTCCTTCCGGCAAGGTCAATCACTTGTCCCCCACAATCTGCCTCGTCTTGCTTTGGTGCACCTGCTCGTTTGGTGATCCCATCCCTGCGACAGAAGGGATCAGCAAGGACACCCTTGAAGGCATCGTGATGCCAGGTGCAGCCCTGGCGAAGCTCGCAGGAGGCATGCAGTTTGTTGAGGGGCCCGTATGGTTGAATGGAGCGTTGGTTTTCAGCGACATTCCTGCGAACACGCTTTGGAAATGGTCGGCGTCGGACGGTCTCACCGTTTTTCGGAAGCCAAGTGGCCACGCAAACGGCAACACGCTTGATCGTGCTGGCAGGCTGATCACCTGCGAACATTCCAACCGACGCGTAAGCATTCTGGAGGCGGATGGAACCGTGCGCACCCTTGTTGAACGCAGCAATGGTCGGCGGTTCAATTCACCGAATGACGTTGTCGTAAAATCAGACGGCAGCGTATGGTTCACCGACCCCTCCTACGGCCTCCCGTCCCCTGAATCCCGGGAACAGGCGCTCAATCAAGTCTACCGTTTGGATCCAAGGACCGGCAATGTTGCGATCGTGGCAAGCGACTTCGACATGCCCAACGGGCTCTGTTTCTCCCCAAACGAAGATCTGCTCTACGTCTCGGATTCCGGCAGTCCGCGGCACGTGCGAGTTTTCACGGTCAACCCGGATGGTACGCTCGCCGGTGGTCGGGTATTCTGCCGCATCGAGGTCGGTGTGCCCGACGGAATCCGCTGCGACGCCAGCGGCCGTCTCTACGTCAGCGCCGCGGATGGCGTTCACGTTTTTTCTCCCAGTGGTGCGGAGACGGGTAGAATATTCGTACCGGAAACAACGGCGAACCTCTGCTTTGGCGGTCCTGATGGCAGGACACTTTTCATCACGGCGAGCACTTCACTCTATTCCATCAAACTGCGGACCGCAGGGGCAGGATGGGGCAGATAG
- a CDS encoding TIM barrel protein: protein MNNYRFSFGPWNISEGSDPFGPMTRAAVDIESKFALYRPMGFEGVQFHDDDVVPDIDSLTHAQVLAKAAGVKKALDNQGLAAEFVAPRLWFAPQTIDGGYTSNSAADRQYAIDRSLRSIDMARAIGTKAIVLWLAREGTYVREAKNVVTAYQRLLEAVNRMLAYDKTIEVWIEPKPNEPTDLAFVPTAGHAVSLAYASDDQSRVKIVIESAHAILANLDPADEMAFALAHDKLGSIHLNDQNGLKYDQDKNFGSANLRGAFNQVLVLEEHGYGRRGEFVGLDVKAMRTQRGSPVIDHLKTTRQIFLDLVTKVRAYDRRRVEDFRAARDYEGLELYTLQHLLGAR, encoded by the coding sequence TTGAACAACTACCGCTTTTCCTTTGGTCCTTGGAACATCAGTGAGGGCTCCGATCCGTTTGGCCCCATGACACGGGCTGCAGTCGACATCGAATCCAAGTTCGCACTTTACCGTCCGATGGGTTTCGAAGGCGTGCAGTTCCACGATGATGACGTGGTTCCTGACATCGACAGTCTGACACACGCACAGGTGCTGGCGAAGGCGGCCGGTGTGAAGAAGGCATTGGACAACCAGGGCCTCGCCGCAGAATTTGTGGCGCCAAGACTTTGGTTCGCACCGCAGACCATTGATGGAGGCTACACATCCAATTCAGCCGCCGACCGTCAATATGCGATCGACCGCTCATTGCGCTCGATCGACATGGCCCGCGCCATCGGCACAAAAGCGATTGTGCTGTGGCTTGCGCGTGAAGGAACGTACGTTCGTGAGGCCAAGAATGTCGTCACCGCCTACCAACGTCTTCTCGAAGCTGTCAACAGGATGCTGGCCTACGACAAGACCATCGAGGTTTGGATCGAGCCGAAACCCAACGAACCCACCGACCTCGCATTTGTGCCGACTGCCGGTCACGCGGTATCGCTGGCCTACGCGTCTGACGACCAGAGTCGTGTGAAGATCGTCATCGAAAGCGCGCACGCCATTCTCGCCAATCTTGACCCTGCGGATGAAATGGCCTTCGCGCTCGCTCATGACAAACTGGGCAGCATTCACCTGAACGACCAGAACGGGCTGAAGTACGACCAGGACAAGAATTTTGGAAGCGCCAACCTTCGCGGAGCCTTCAACCAGGTCTTGGTGCTCGAAGAGCATGGGTATGGCCGACGCGGCGAATTCGTGGGCTTGGATGTGAAGGCCATGCGCACGCAGCGCGGCTCTCCGGTCATTGATCACCTGAAGACCACGCGCCAGATCTTTCTTGATCTCGTCACAAAAGTCCGAGCGTACGACCGCAGGCGTGTCGAAGACTTCCGTGCGGCGCGAGACTATGAGGGCTTGGAGCTCTACACGCTCCAGCATCTTCTAGGCGCCCGCTAG
- a CDS encoding IS630 family transposase, translating into MSRKPTILTVTADQRGVLERWVGAHGTPQQVVKRCRIILRKAEGLDDATIAEELEVNRHTCRLWRQRFVSAGPQGLWDVANGRGRKPRRGLAKRIVEATLHTKPPGRTHWSARTLAKAQGVHASTVARIWQEHGLQPHRQETFKLSRDPQFVPKLLDVVGVYLNPPQNAVVLCVDEKSQIQALDRTQPGLPLKRGRCGTWTHDYVRHGTTTLFAALNVAAGKISGHCFPRHRHIEFLKFLRQIDAEYAEADELHLIVDNYGTHKHERVQRWLARRPRFKLHFIPTSSSWLNLVERWFAELTGKAVRRGSFSSVPDLINSITRFIEQWNQEPTPFVWTAKAEDILARIERCRRRLEAIQPGCTRRKPRKKAA; encoded by the coding sequence ATGAGCAGGAAACCGACGATTCTGACGGTCACGGCAGACCAACGTGGCGTTTTGGAGCGCTGGGTGGGCGCGCACGGTACGCCCCAGCAGGTGGTGAAGCGCTGCCGGATCATTTTGCGCAAGGCCGAAGGGCTGGACGATGCCACGATTGCGGAGGAGCTGGAGGTGAACCGGCACACCTGCCGGCTGTGGCGCCAGCGCTTTGTGTCCGCAGGTCCGCAAGGATTGTGGGACGTGGCGAATGGCCGCGGGCGCAAGCCGCGCCGAGGGCTGGCGAAAAGGATCGTCGAAGCGACGCTGCACACGAAGCCGCCGGGGCGGACGCACTGGAGCGCGCGAACCCTGGCGAAGGCGCAGGGCGTGCATGCGAGCACAGTCGCGCGTATCTGGCAGGAGCATGGGTTGCAGCCGCACCGACAGGAGACGTTCAAACTCTCCCGCGATCCACAGTTTGTGCCCAAACTGCTCGATGTGGTGGGCGTTTACCTCAACCCACCGCAAAACGCGGTGGTGCTCTGCGTGGACGAGAAAAGCCAGATTCAGGCGCTGGATCGCACGCAACCAGGCCTGCCGCTGAAGCGCGGTCGCTGCGGCACCTGGACGCACGACTACGTGCGCCATGGCACGACCACGCTGTTTGCCGCATTGAACGTGGCCGCCGGCAAGATCAGCGGCCACTGCTTCCCGCGCCACCGGCACATCGAGTTCCTGAAGTTCCTGCGACAAATCGACGCGGAATATGCCGAGGCGGACGAGCTCCATCTTATCGTCGACAATTACGGCACCCACAAACACGAGCGGGTGCAGCGCTGGCTCGCCCGGCGTCCACGCTTCAAACTGCACTTCATTCCCACCAGTTCGAGCTGGCTCAATCTGGTGGAGCGCTGGTTTGCCGAACTCACCGGCAAGGCGGTGCGTCGCGGCAGCTTCTCCAGTGTTCCCGATCTGATCAACTCGATCACCCGCTTCATCGAGCAATGGAACCAGGAGCCCACGCCATTTGTTTGGACCGCCAAGGCGGAGGACATCCTTGCCAGGATCGAACGCTGTCGTCGCCGGCTCGAGGCCATCCAGCCCGGTTGCACCCGGCGAAAGCCGCGCAAGAAGGCCGCATGA
- a CDS encoding Gfo/Idh/MocA family oxidoreductase, producing the protein MIGGGRGAFIGSVHRLAALMDGKAELAAGAFSSDPARSRASGADLFLSPDRVYGSYHEMIKAEVEQPAERRLDFVVIVTPNHEHFPPAKLLLESGFNVVCDKPVAFSLAEARRLRSIVRRTGKVFVLTHNYTGTAMVKQARALVHSGHLGVIRKVVVEYPQGWLATKLEASGQKQASWRTDPKRSGAAGSMGDIGTHAENLARYITGLRIESLCADLTAFVPGRRLDDDGNILLRFHGGARGVLLASQICIGDENAFNIRVYGDKASLEWHQEYPGDLVVKYPDRPRELWRHGNSYLDPRAARLTRVPPGHPEGYLEAFGNIYREAFRAIAAEVEGRKPPRDLDFPTIEDGVDGMIFIETVVKSAKHGARWVKFPA; encoded by the coding sequence ATGATCGGAGGCGGACGCGGAGCATTCATTGGCTCAGTCCACCGCTTGGCCGCATTGATGGATGGGAAGGCTGAGCTCGCCGCCGGCGCGTTCTCCAGCGATCCCGCCCGCTCGCGTGCATCGGGTGCCGACCTTTTCCTTTCACCGGACCGCGTCTACGGCAGCTATCACGAGATGATCAAGGCCGAGGTCGAGCAGCCTGCGGAGAGAAGGCTCGATTTCGTGGTGATCGTCACGCCCAACCATGAACATTTTCCACCGGCAAAGCTGCTGCTTGAATCCGGCTTCAATGTGGTCTGTGACAAGCCCGTGGCGTTCAGTCTGGCCGAGGCTCGCAGGCTCCGTTCCATCGTGCGTCGCACGGGCAAGGTGTTTGTGCTCACCCACAACTACACGGGTACCGCCATGGTGAAGCAGGCCCGCGCCTTGGTTCACTCGGGCCACCTCGGTGTCATTCGCAAAGTCGTGGTGGAGTATCCGCAGGGCTGGCTCGCAACCAAGCTTGAAGCCAGCGGCCAAAAACAGGCGTCCTGGCGCACCGATCCAAAGCGAAGTGGCGCGGCTGGAAGCATGGGAGACATAGGCACTCACGCCGAAAATCTCGCGCGTTACATCACAGGTCTGCGCATTGAGTCGCTCTGCGCCGATCTCACCGCATTTGTTCCCGGCCGACGGCTCGACGATGACGGCAATATCCTGCTGCGATTTCACGGCGGTGCGCGTGGCGTGCTCCTCGCTTCGCAAATCTGCATCGGCGATGAGAACGCCTTCAACATCCGAGTATACGGTGACAAGGCCTCGTTGGAATGGCACCAGGAGTACCCAGGCGATCTCGTGGTCAAATACCCCGACCGACCGCGCGAGCTCTGGCGTCATGGCAATTCGTACCTCGACCCGCGGGCAGCCCGTCTCACCCGGGTCCCACCCGGCCATCCCGAGGGCTATCTGGAGGCTTTTGGAAACATCTACCGTGAGGCATTCCGCGCGATTGCCGCTGAGGTTGAGGGCCGAAAACCGCCCAGGGATCTGGATTTTCCCACGATCGAGGACGGCGTTGACGGCATGATCTTCATCGAGACCGTGGTGAAATCCGCCAAACACGGCGCTCGCTGGGTGAAGTTCCCAGCTTAG
- a CDS encoding sulfatase, which translates to MSLIATLLISAADMVAADRPNVLFIVADDLGTQIGAYGNREVLTPNIDRLAARGMVFDRAYCQQAICNASRASFLTGLRPDTTRVYNLTTHFRERVPDVVTLPQQFKNHGYHSEGIGKVFHAAFGPGLIDAPSDANRMDDPPSWSVPAWRPKPRYYYTDAGIAEARRVYAATQKKTGAQVDDYLNTIVRGFLAESPDLPDNVLADGEIADRAIRSLYDFKERQKFGVGNSQPFFLAVGFLKPHTPLIAPKKYWELYDPSKLTLPENNFPPKDAPPIALQVSWNEFRAFSDVPKDGVIPVELRRRFVHGYYACISFIDAQVGRILAELDRLGLSGNTIVVLLGDHGYHLGEHSLWAKLTNFEGSARAPLVVSAPGMKSRGKHTNALVEFVDMYPSLCELTGLPRPKNLEGSSFAPLLSDPDLPWKSAAFTQYWRQKLEKPHNVVPLAIPNPPGYDRYPENGLMGYSMRTDRYRFTIWCPFDAMEKIVTTELYDHEFDPAENENIAARPENAKIVRELTAKLRKGWRDARPPRS; encoded by the coding sequence GTGTCATTGATTGCGACGTTGCTTATTTCCGCCGCCGACATGGTTGCTGCGGATCGTCCGAATGTGCTTTTCATCGTGGCCGACGATCTCGGCACGCAGATCGGAGCCTATGGAAATCGGGAAGTGCTCACGCCGAACATCGACCGCCTTGCAGCGCGCGGCATGGTTTTCGACCGGGCGTATTGTCAGCAGGCCATCTGCAACGCGTCCCGAGCCAGTTTTTTGACAGGGCTTCGACCCGACACAACCCGGGTTTACAATCTGACAACCCATTTTCGCGAACGCGTGCCCGACGTTGTCACCCTGCCGCAACAGTTCAAGAACCACGGCTATCACAGCGAGGGCATAGGCAAGGTGTTTCACGCCGCCTTCGGTCCGGGCTTGATTGATGCGCCATCCGATGCCAACCGGATGGATGATCCGCCGTCATGGAGTGTGCCCGCATGGCGCCCGAAGCCGCGCTACTACTATACGGACGCCGGGATTGCCGAGGCTCGCCGCGTGTATGCCGCGACGCAAAAGAAGACGGGTGCCCAGGTTGATGACTATCTCAACACGATCGTCCGCGGATTTCTGGCGGAATCCCCGGATCTGCCCGACAATGTGCTCGCTGATGGAGAGATCGCCGACCGAGCCATTCGTTCGCTCTATGACTTCAAGGAGCGGCAGAAATTTGGAGTGGGGAACAGCCAGCCTTTCTTTCTGGCAGTCGGCTTCCTAAAGCCACACACGCCTTTAATCGCGCCGAAGAAATACTGGGAACTTTACGATCCATCCAAGCTCACCCTGCCTGAGAACAACTTTCCTCCGAAGGATGCGCCCCCAATCGCGTTGCAGGTGTCCTGGAATGAATTTCGCGCGTTTTCGGATGTTCCGAAGGATGGAGTCATCCCCGTCGAGTTGCGCCGTAGGTTTGTGCATGGCTACTATGCCTGCATCAGCTTCATTGACGCGCAGGTTGGGCGGATCCTTGCGGAGCTCGACCGGCTCGGCCTGTCCGGCAATACGATTGTCGTGCTGCTGGGCGATCACGGCTATCACCTGGGCGAGCACAGCCTGTGGGCGAAGCTGACGAATTTCGAGGGGTCTGCTCGCGCCCCGCTGGTCGTCAGCGCGCCCGGAATGAAGTCCCGGGGAAAGCATACGAATGCCCTGGTGGAGTTTGTGGACATGTATCCCTCCCTGTGCGAACTGACCGGGCTGCCGCGACCGAAGAACCTTGAGGGCAGCAGCTTTGCGCCGCTGCTGTCGGATCCTGACCTGCCATGGAAGTCAGCCGCGTTCACCCAGTACTGGAGACAGAAACTCGAGAAGCCGCATAACGTGGTCCCGCTGGCGATTCCCAATCCGCCGGGCTACGATCGCTACCCGGAAAATGGTTTGATGGGCTACTCCATGCGAACGGACCGATACCGTTTCACGATCTGGTGCCCATTCGACGCCATGGAGAAAATCGTGACGACGGAGCTCTACGATCACGAGTTTGATCCTGCGGAGAATGAGAATATTGCCGCCAGGCCGGAGAATGCGAAAATTGTCCGCGAACTGACAGCGAAACTCCGGAAGGGCTGGCGCGACGCCCGCCCGCCGAGATCATGA